Below is a window of Ananas comosus cultivar F153 linkage group 9, ASM154086v1, whole genome shotgun sequence DNA.
CTGGTTGactgcggcagcggcggctggAGGAGTGGTTGCAGCCACCACCAATCCTCACTAACAACAGCACCAACACCACAACCACAGCTACGAGATGGAGGGGTCGCAGCTAAGTTCAGGAAGGATCAAAAGGGGAGGAGAGGAATGCATGCCGGCCGGAAAGGAGTCTCGGCTGGCGGTGGTGGCCTTGATAGGTGGAGCAACGGCCTGGGTCAGGCTGCAGGCAGTTACGTGGGGCTGGGCGAGGCAGGGCGGCGCGGTGGGGCGACAGGGGGTGGTCGCTGGGGGGGTAGTCGGCCTGGATCCGCGACAGCGGCCCCGGCGGTAGCGACGGCGACACTTGCAACCCGAGAGGGGAAAGGTGAGGTCACTTCAATGTGTGTGCGCGTGCGGGCGCGCgtgtgtgtagagagagagagagagagagagagagagagagagagagagagagagcttctcCTTGGCCGATGCCTCGCTGGAGTGCGGCACTAGCGGCCACACGCAAAGGAGGCGGCGACGGCTGTGGAGAAGAAAGGGGAGAGGAGGGAAAGAGTTAGGATTAGGGTTATATTAAGCTTGTACCTTTTTCATTTATCGTAacatttgcacttaaacccTATAGATTGGCCCGTTTGCCCATAGACCTTCAGCACATTGCATTTTGTGCCGAATCCTTCCCGCTGTAAAATTTCAGTTTCACATGAAAATAGTCGCACTTAATGCAAAATGATCCCTCATTCGACTTCGTCTCTCTAACTCAACCGTCCATAGAAATCTCAGAATTTCGTGAAACTTGAGTCCACGCGATCCTCTCCGAGTCTAGTTTCACATGAGCTCTTCCGCTCACGAAAATTCCAGAAATTCACACATAAAATGATAACCCCTTTTGCGTATCGCCCCTTTTTCACGAATTGCAAAAATTGCAATTTAGTCCCTCTTGATCATAATTTCTTACTCAAAACTCACCCGTAGGTGTGTTTTGCTAATAAGTTCCTCCACCTCAAGAATCATGCAATTTGACACATAAAATGTCGCgtttttttagataaatatttaataaatttgcaCTTAAACAATTCATCCCCAAAATATCACCATATCAAGCCAAATTGCATTGGGGTCCATTATATGACTTACAGCACTGACAGACCATGAATGTCATAGTTTTTGCTTTGTCGAAAATCGCTCCTAATTGCGTGATAAAACGCCTCTTAAGGAAATTCACCTATAAATACCTTGGTTACTACATAGGCTGTCATGATTACGTGCTTTGAAACATGAATTATTACTTCCAATTACATTTATATTATTAAGAGAAACATTgtaattgaaatttcaaatttccatGACTTTCTATATTCCAACCAAACATCATGTGACTCTAATTAATATCTGAAAGACTTGGAAGCCTTTTTCTTATAACATCGGTTGTTATGAAAATATACATTAATCTTCGTGTAAAGGCAACTTCACTGATATTTCTAAACTTTCCATGTCctatcttatatattttagataacTTTTTGACTTCCCTTGATGCGTAATTTCTATTTTAGATTCTTTTTGCATGTTAGTTGACATCCTACGCCAttccttttagttttaaattgttttcttttttttttagttggtgTTCCTTCTCTAAaagatttgtttatttattttccctTTCCCCTTGCTTCTTATCATTATTTAGTACTTCTACTTATCAAAACTGAATGTAAGTCATCTACCTCATCTTAaattacatgtatcaacttgGTTGCTTTTCTGAATTCAAGCCTTGTAACATTGGTGGCATTTTTCTTTCAATATTacttctttttctcatttgctTTTTGGCTTAATAGATGCATCAACTTGGTTGCTTTACCAATATTTAACCAGGCAATATTGACAATTTCTTATCTTCAtatcatttctctctctctatcattAGTTTTCCTCTCCAAATTATTCCCTAAAGTTTCATAGGGTGCTAAGAGTTTATCAACTTATGCTCGTCAACGGCAGCAAGTAGTtgagattttttacttttactatagaaaatatgtatttttatgATATGGGTTTCTCAAAATTGCACGCCAAAAGCCTACTTGGTGCGTTCTTGCTAGCTCCCACCATGTGGGTTCATTCCTCGATCAGACTCACTACAGTGATAGCATTAGACTACGAGTTTGTGGAATGCCCGCTGTTGCAAAACCTACCAAAATCAAAGGAGTGGAGATATTGTATAAGAAACTCATAGGTTGCTCTTGCTTTCTACTTATCGGTTTTCCTTGGAATACTTGAGTACTTCTTTTGAATTTAGCCTTTGTGTGAATATGACATATCAACTTTCTTGAGGGTACCAAATTGTTACACCCCTTTTTTAAATGGAATTGTTCAATGAAGTCTTATTACTTATTAGTTGATAGGCTATTTATTCAGCTCCCCATGCCATTCCTCCTGTTGAAAAGCGAGATACCATCTCTTTCTCAATCTTCCCTTCACCCATTTTCCCTCTGCTAAGGGTCTTACAGTAATTTTACATAGGGGGTCTGCTGTATCTGCAGTGAAGTGCTGGTTCTTCGGTAGTTGTCCATAATTTATCAAACGCTTAGTGAGATGATCTAGTAAAAATTGGAAGAGATTAACAGAAGTCGTCCTATTAATTCCATTTGATTTAAATTGCTGTTAGTTCTTGAGCCACTAGTCTATTATATATGATGTATAATATTTAAAACTCTTTACTTGTGTATGTGTATTCAGGACTTGGAGGCACTGGtgtagaaaaagaagaaagtggaaTTAACTGGCGAGAACGGCTAGGAATGTGGAAAGGAATTATAGCAAACGATAAATTGTCTGAGCAGATCGGTTCTGTTAATGCTAAATATGTAGTTGACTTTGATATGCAAGAAGTGGAGAAAAGTTTATGGAAAGATGTAGAGAAAGCATCGGGCGCACAGGGTGGTAGAGCACTTTGGATTTCGAAGAGATGGTGGCATTATCGTCCGAAATTGCCATACACATATTTTCTTGACAAGCTAGACTGTTCGGAGGTATAGGTGTTAGTCAAAAGCTTTCTTCTTGTAGCAGTTTCTCTTCTAAGGATCAATTTTCATCAACTAAGTAAATAGCATAACTGTTCTACTTTGATGTATAATATTGCATCTTTATTGAATTGTGAAAGAATATCTTACCAAATGTTTGCAGTAGTCCATGAATCTATTTAGCTGTATATGTGGATTGAGTCTGTTGGCGACCTCACATCGATCAAATGAGAAAGGTTTTAATTGTGGTCTGACGAGTATGGGAGCAAGGCACTCACTGCCACACGTTTTAGCTTGAGATATAATTAGGTTAAGCATGGAATGCAAATGATTACCTACTTTTATACTTGGATAGCGAATGTTGTGTACATATTTAGTAGGTTTATCCTGATTGTTTAtcacggatttttttttttaaattttgaatgggCCTTCTTGAAAACATAAATGTGacttagttttctttttttttttcttttttttttccggtgtCCACGTAGCGGTCTACGTGGCAGTGTCCTACAATATACTTAGGTTTTTGaagttctatattttttgttttctcatcTATTCTTAGTATAATTGCTTTTCATTTACTGCATTTTCTATTTTACTAACTTCCTATTGTATTTCAAATGGTTTATTTGTATCTCATAAGAAAAATGCAATTCACACCTTTCTGCTTTTGTACTTCTCTTACCTTTATCATTGCTTTATAAAATGTCGATCTTCCCCATATCCCATAGTTGTCATAATCAGTTAAAGAGCAACATTTTACTGATGAATCAGACTTATACTTGCAAACTCTTTGGCATGTTGAAGTCTCgcttaatttgtaattttatcatATCATGATTAGGGGGCAAGTTCAAAAACAGCTGATTTACAGCTTTGCTATTGCATTACTGGGTGTTGTCACTTCTCTTGCTGTTTTTCCTGTTTGTCATGTACATATCTATGCTTGTATGTCTCTAATAACATAAATCactatgtgtgtgtgtttgtgtgtgtgtgtcataTACATATCTATGCCTGTATCTGTATGCCTCTAATAACATAAAtctgtttgtgtgtgtgtgtgtgtttgtgtgtgatACACATTTCAATTTTACCTATTTTAAGTAATTGTGTTTACTTTCGATTTTACCTATTTTAAGTAATTGTGTTTATATAATATCTTGTTTATGCATGTTAAACTGGTGCCATTTCAATGTTGTTGCTGCTGCAACGTGTGAATGCAAATCAGCAGTAGTCATACAGTTGCGTAAGATATGCTTAGCTACTAATTATACGTTTTTTAggctttttcttatttaaagtggttttttctttcttggcgGGTAAACCAGGTAGCTGCTGTGGTCTTTTCTGAGGATCTAAAGAAAATATATGTGACAATGAAAGAAGGCTTCCCCTTAGAATACGTTGTAAGTGtgagattttattttgattcctCCGTAATTGGTACTGATAGTGAAATGCTGTTCACCATGTGAAATACAACCAAATTTTGATCTTCAATTATATTCTTTCTGTAGGTTGATGTTCCTCTTGATCCATTCCTGTTTGAGATTATCTCAAGTTCGGGTGTTGAAGTTGATCTTCTCCAAAAAAGCCAGATTCATTACTTCTTTAGGGTTGTGGTTGCATTGGCACCAGGATTGCTCATTTTGTACTTAATAAGAGAATCTGTAATGCTTTTGCATATCACATCTAGGCGCTATCTCTATAAGAAGTACAACCAACTGTTTGACATGGCATATGCAGATAATTTTATTCTGGTGAGAATTGTTACTTTCAATTTCAGTTGCTGCCTAATTGTTATACTATGTAATTGTGATTTCTCTTACTATATTGGTTTATCTAATAGCTCTGACGTGAATTCTTCCAGCCGGTAGAAAGTGCTGATGAAATGAGATCAATGTATAAAGAAGTTATATTAGGGGGTGATGTTTGGGATCTCCTGGATGAGATAatgatttatatgaataatCCCCTGCAGTACTATGAGAAGCAAGTGCCATTTGTCCGGGTAATCCATTCCACACTTCATTTTCACATTTATGGAGCACCATTTTGCTCTTTTCTATCTGTAGTCCCCTATTTTTTGCACCAGCGAAATATGTCATACTTGTGAGCATTTGTGTATGCTAGGGTGTACTTCTGTACGGACCTCCCGGAACTGGCAAAACGCTATTTGCACGTACTCTTTCAAAGGAGAGTGGCATGCCATTTGTCTTTGCTTCTGGTGCTGAATTCACTGATAGTGAAAAAAGTGGAGCGGCAAGGATTAATGAAATTTTCTCTATTGCTCGGAGAAATGTATGAGTTTACTTTcttataatttctaaatacgaGTAGTTATTTTGTAATTCCAATTTTAGCAAATCATCATTTAGAGACAGAGTATATATGTGCACTTATTCTTTGCTGATGTGATGCTGCAAGTGCTTATATCTTTCTATCATTTGCTAGATGTTGTTATATTGATGCCATAACACCAACTTTAGTCTAATCTTTTCAATGCAAAGTGACATCATTCCCGTTGATGAAGTACCCAATTTATAAATCATGTTTTGGATGCTATTACTGGCAGGATATAAAGCCTCTGAAAAGCTTATAGTGtgagaatatattttttatgaaatggTTGGTTTGTAAATGATGTCAACATGTCAAAATATGGCCACCGCCCTCGAGCTACACACCACTTGAATCCTTGTCCCAGTGGATATACACTTTATGGTCCCATTgcccttctatcatcatttcCAGCTGACATATCCACTGCAATTTAATACTGATTCTTTtgacattttttcttttctgaataAGCATTTCAAATTCTCAGATGTAGTCTAGCACATTTTTGCAGAATATTTTAGTAGACTCTTTTTGAGTTATTATTCTCTATTATTATAGTCAAATGAAATTGGTGACCTCTCTAATGACTTTGCAGTGTCAGCTTTTTACTGTTCCATAGAGGCTTGAAGTTAATTGAAATCTACCCTTTGAGCTGTTTAGATATTAACTTGAATTTATCTGAAATATTTGTGAATTTCTGAAAAGCTTCTTCCCATATTTGTTTGCAATTAACATCCCAATTCTTCACCATTATGACCTCAACAGAAGGAAATGGTCTTTGGCTTGGAGTGctgatgcaacaaataaatctcgttttattttcgaatgcaattttcttttattttgtatgttcgtgtttgattcggacttaaatcatttagttttagttgatttggctaaccaaaacccttttctccaataaacaaagaaacaatCCCGAAAAGACCTTTGGAATTCCCCGAAAAAAGGACCTTCGAAATTTCCAAAATTGTTCGTTTTCTATGCATGACTCTTGGGTGAACGTGTTGTGTTGAAAAACGaaaagacaataatttattattggaGGGCCctcaacactataaatacatggttcttgaagccttaagaaataattttggatgaatagaaaatCTACTTTCACTCTTATCCTTGGTGTTCTACTTCCCGGTGAGATCATCGATGCTTCTTCCGTGCGCtgagatcatcttcttcctcgacTTGATCGTTGTCGCTTCTTCCTAATGACAAGATCGACTTCTACTTCTACCCCTCATTTTCTTCTAAGTTACTaccttattttcttcttctccgtTGTCGAAGTTCTACCCGTGTGTACTACCCTCCTCGTCGATCGTGGATCTCCCGCAATCGTGTGAACGgtgcactttttgtatctctCATCTCCTGATATCCTATTATTCCCTTTCAATCTAGCTTTCCACCATTACCaaccatatttgccaaacaaccaaACCTAAAGCTTTTAAGTCCGATAAAGTCGAATTTACcttttggaactattatatgtattttcagttggtcgttattatctcatatatcgaaggtttatcatcatcttagtattgcttcaattcgatttttaattttcgtcttgctgaaatttttgcttccttgcttTAATTATAGTAAAGTTCGCCGGAATCGGtaaattgaacctagtttatttcaaaaaatacctttaaacaaaagcaaacttgaaaattcaattttggcaacctctcggtttgcatcaAGTGCCTTTTTAATTTGTAACATGTTCATGAACCTTTTCTACAGGCACCTTCTTTTGTGTTTGTTGATGAGATTGATGCTATCGCTGGGCGACATGCAAGGAAAGATCCACGCAGGAGAGCAACATTTGAAGCGTTGATTACCCAGCTTGATGGAGAGTATGTTTCTTTCTCG
It encodes the following:
- the LOC109715483 gene encoding ATP-dependent zinc metalloprotease FTSH 12, chloroplastic-like isoform X3, with the protein product MPKGLKMKKFIEGPGGMLIQDTSYVGDDAWDEDQGSSQDTVAKVIGTGTRLSPEQKKDLMGDLLTSGLGGTGVEKEESGINWRERLGMWKGIIANDKLSEQIGSVNAKYVVDFDMQEVEKSLWKDVEKASGAQGGRALWISKRWWHYRPKLPYTYFLDKLDCSEVAAVVFSEDLKKIYVTMKEGFPLEYVVDVPLDPFLFEIISSSGVEVDLLQKSQIHYFFRVVVALAPGLLILYLIRESVMLLHITSRRYLYKKYNQLFDMAYADNFILPVESADEMRSMYKEVILGGDVWDLLDEIMIYMNNPLQYYEKQVPFVRGVLLYGPPGTGKTLFARTLSKESGMPFVFASGAEFTDSEKSGAARINEIFSIARRNAPSFVFVDEIDAIAGRHARKDPRRRATFEALITQLDGEKEKTGVDRFSLRQAVIFICATNRPDELDPDFVRPGRIDRRLYIGLPDAKQRIQIFGVHSSAKKLAKDVDFGKLVFRTVGYSGADIRNLVNEAAIMSVRKGHSMITQQDIIDVLDKQLLEGMGVLLTEEEQQKCEASVSLETKRLLAVHEAGHILLAHIFPRFDWHAFSQLLPGGEETAISVFYPREDMVDQGYTTFGYMKMQMVVAHGGRCAERIVFGDKITDGGRDDLEKITKL